From Mus pahari chromosome 20, PAHARI_EIJ_v1.1, whole genome shotgun sequence, the proteins below share one genomic window:
- the LOC110337726 gene encoding F-box/LRR-repeat protein 2 isoform X1, which translates to MADSLPLEMLTYILSFLPLSDQKEASLVSRAWYCAAQNALRETNVRYNIPVSYASLSAIKSLGLRGISCISLTNLDGSAASHQVLQSVAYHLGPHLESLCLGGGSPTEASFLALILGCPVLRSLDLSGCNSLFTSGTLLAQPETAQCVREALSGLRDLNLAGLRDLTDLSFNHLSSCFPSLERLSLAYCHLSFELSPTWGSISPQVSSPSQLSFHNLLKFIKERAGTLRALDLSGTGLPPEALQALGQVTGLKLEELNLHSCRDLSSEAVTVLCRQQPGLTSLDLSGCSDLTDGALLAVSRGLRHLRHLSLKKLQRLTDAGCAALGALRELQSLDMAECCLVSGRELAQVLGSVRRAPRALASLRLAYCSSLKDASVLSMIPALGPSLKVLDLSSCMALTNQTMQAICAYLIHLSVLRLAWCKELQDWGLLGLKEPSDEPVLSPQLHQEVENEAPDPQEPSSEPQGSSLLMLQALQELDLTACSKLTDASLAKVLQFPQLRQLSLSLLPAFTDTGLVAVAKGCPSLERLTLSHCSRLSDEGWTQAARLWPRLQHLNLSSCSQLTEQTLDTIGQACKQLRVLDVAMCPGINMAAVRHFQAQLPQVTCIQSRFVGGADLTLTL; encoded by the exons ATGCTCACTTATAtcctgagcttcctgcctctgtcagATCAGAAAGAGGCCTCCCTTGTGAGTCGGGCCTGGTACTGTGCAGCCCAGAATGCCCTTCGGGAG ACAAATGTGCGCTACAACATTCCCGTGTCCTATGCCTCACTCTCAGCCATCAAGAGTTTGGGCCTCAGGGGCATTTCATGCATCAGCTTGACCAACCTGGATGGCTCGGCAGCTTCGCACCAGGTACTGCAGTCTGTTGCTTACCACTTAGGCCCACACCTGGAAAGCTTATGCCTGGGTGGGGGTAGCCCCACAGAGGCGTCCTTCTTGGCCCTGATCCTGGGATGCCCAGTCCTTCGCTCGCTTGACCTCAGTGGCTGCAACAGTCTCTTCACATCAGGCACTCTGCTGGCCCAGCCCGAGACAGCACAGTGTGTCCGAGAGGCATTGAGTGGCCTCCGTGATCTTAACCTGGCTGGCCTGCGTGACCTGACTGACCTCAGCTTCAACCATCTCAGTAGTTGTTTCCCCAGCCTGGAGCGCCTCTCCTTGGCTTACTGCCATCTTTCCTTTGAGTTAAGCCCAACCTGGGGCTCCATCAGCCCCcaggtttcctctccctcccagcttTCCTTCCACAACTTGCTAAAGTTCATCAAGGAGCGAGCTGGTACGCTGCGTGCCCTAGACCTCAGTGGTACCGGTTTGCCACCTGAGGCCCTACAAGCCCTGGGCCAAGTGACTGGATTGAAGCTGGAGGAGCTGAATCTGCACAGCTGTAGAGACCTCTCCTCAGAGGCTGTGACCGTCCTGTGCCGCCAGCAGCCTGGTCTTACTTCCCTGGACCTTAGTGGTTGCTCAGACCTGACCGACGGGGCACTCTTGGCTGTGAGCCGAGGCCTACGCCACTTGCGGCACTTGAGTCTGAAGAAACTGCAGAGACTGACAGATGCAGGCTGTGCAGCCCTAGGGGCCCTGCGTGAATTGCAGAGCCTGGACATGGCTGAATGCTGTCTGGTGAGCGGTCGGGAGCTGGCCCAGGTCCTAGGCTCAGTTCGCAGAGCTCCACGTGCACTGGCTTCCCTCAGGCTGGCTTACTGCTCTTCACTGAAG GATGCCTCGGTGCTCTCCATGATCCCAGCATTGGGCCCAAGCCTCAAGGTGCTGGACTTGTCCTCCTGCATGGCCCTCACTAACCAGACCATGCAGGCCATCTGCGCCTACCTCATTCACCTGTCAGTCCTGCGCCTGGCTTGGTGCAAGGAGCTCCAGGATTGGGGGCTTTTGGGGTTGAAGGAGCCAAGTGATGAGCCTGTGCTAAGTCCCCAG CTACACCAAGAGGTGGAAAACGAGGCCCCAGACCCTCAGGAGCCCAGTTCTGAGCCACAGGGCTCCTCCCTGCTCATGCTTCAGGCCCTGCAGGAGTTGGACCTCACAGCCTGCAGTAAGCTGACTGATGCCAGTTTGGCCAAG GTGCTCCAGTTCCCTCAGCTGAGGCAGTTATCATTGAGCTTGTTGCCAGCTTTCACAGACACAGGCTTGGTGGCTGTGGCTAAGGGATGTCCTAGCCTGGAGCGCTTGACATTGAGTCACTGCAGCCGCCTCAGTGACGAGGGATGGACCCAGGCAGCCAGGTTGTGGCCAAGGCTGCAGCATCTCAACCTGTCCAGCTGTAGTCAGCTCACAGAGCA AACCCTGGATACCATTGGGCAGGCATGCAAGCAGCTTCGAGTGCTGGACGTGGCCATGTGTCCTGGTATCAACATGGCAGCCGTCAGACACTTTCAGGCACAGCTGCCTCAGGTGACCTGCATCCAGTCTCGATTCGTGGGAGGGGCTGACCTGACCCTAACACTTTGA
- the LOC110337726 gene encoding leucine-rich repeat-containing protein 29 isoform X2: MAECCLVSGRELAQVLGSVRRAPRALASLRLAYCSSLKDASVLSMIPALGPSLKVLDLSSCMALTNQTMQAICAYLIHLSVLRLAWCKELQDWGLLGLKEPSDEPVLSPQLHQEVENEAPDPQEPSSEPQGSSLLMLQALQELDLTACSKLTDASLAKVLQFPQLRQLSLSLLPAFTDTGLVAVAKGCPSLERLTLSHCSRLSDEGWTQAARLWPRLQHLNLSSCSQLTEQTLDTIGQACKQLRVLDVAMCPGINMAAVRHFQAQLPQVTCIQSRFVGGADLTLTL, from the exons ATGGCTGAATGCTGTCTGGTGAGCGGTCGGGAGCTGGCCCAGGTCCTAGGCTCAGTTCGCAGAGCTCCACGTGCACTGGCTTCCCTCAGGCTGGCTTACTGCTCTTCACTGAAG GATGCCTCGGTGCTCTCCATGATCCCAGCATTGGGCCCAAGCCTCAAGGTGCTGGACTTGTCCTCCTGCATGGCCCTCACTAACCAGACCATGCAGGCCATCTGCGCCTACCTCATTCACCTGTCAGTCCTGCGCCTGGCTTGGTGCAAGGAGCTCCAGGATTGGGGGCTTTTGGGGTTGAAGGAGCCAAGTGATGAGCCTGTGCTAAGTCCCCAG CTACACCAAGAGGTGGAAAACGAGGCCCCAGACCCTCAGGAGCCCAGTTCTGAGCCACAGGGCTCCTCCCTGCTCATGCTTCAGGCCCTGCAGGAGTTGGACCTCACAGCCTGCAGTAAGCTGACTGATGCCAGTTTGGCCAAG GTGCTCCAGTTCCCTCAGCTGAGGCAGTTATCATTGAGCTTGTTGCCAGCTTTCACAGACACAGGCTTGGTGGCTGTGGCTAAGGGATGTCCTAGCCTGGAGCGCTTGACATTGAGTCACTGCAGCCGCCTCAGTGACGAGGGATGGACCCAGGCAGCCAGGTTGTGGCCAAGGCTGCAGCATCTCAACCTGTCCAGCTGTAGTCAGCTCACAGAGCA AACCCTGGATACCATTGGGCAGGCATGCAAGCAGCTTCGAGTGCTGGACGTGGCCATGTGTCCTGGTATCAACATGGCAGCCGTCAGACACTTTCAGGCACAGCTGCCTCAGGTGACCTGCATCCAGTCTCGATTCGTGGGAGGGGCTGACCTGACCCTAACACTTTGA